The genomic interval GgcaagaaagggaaagccaagaaagcGGCCGCTAAGTACGCTGatcaggatgatgaagatcgTGAACTAGCTCTTCGTTTGCTTGGGGCCAACAAAGGCAAAGCTAGTAAGgctgctgccgccgccgAAGCTAAGGCGAATCGCGAGAAAGAAGCTGAGGCACAGAAGAAGCGTCGTCAGGCGCAGCATGAACGTGCTGCAGAAGCCGAACGCAGACGACAGGCCCTGCTTGAGGAAGGTGGTGATGATTACGATGAAGAGACGGCTGCCGCAGAGGCAGCAGACCTTGAGTGGATCCCAGCATTGATTGGGACGCCTCGTCCTGAGGATGAGATTCTTGCAGCCATTCCAGTCTGTGCTCCCTGGTCAGCATTGAGTCGATACCGATACAAGGTCAAACTGCAGCCAGGTACGGTGAAGAAGGGTAAGGCCGTCAAGGAGATACTCGGACGATGGGTGGCTGAGACCACCACTGGCAAGGTTAAGAAGGAATATGCTGAAGAAGCTGGCATCAGCATTGCTGATGCAGAGAAACTCCGGGCTCGGGAAGGTGATGTGATCAAGGCATGGAAAGAGACCGAGATCATCAACAGCGTTCCCGTTGGGAAGGTGCGAATTATGCTTGGAGCTGGCGGTGGAGGAGGCGATAgtaaaggaaaaggaaaaggtggTGGCAGTGGTAACAAAGGTGGAAAGGGTGGAAAgggtggaaagaagaaatagactACGATCTTGTACATAGCCTTTGGCATgttgtattattattcttctataTACATACACCTTGGATGGTTACAATGTCCACCATCCTGAATCAACGTTCGGGTCACGTATGAAGATCTGCTAACGAAACCTTTTCACTCTGAGCCTCTCCGAAGTActtcttattattatatagccTTCCATCTCCATTGCAAGAGCTAGCACTTACACTATATCAGAGTGAACTTGTATGCATTGCATTCACAGTCCTTCTGCTTAGTCATACATGCAATCGACGTCATCGGAAAGATCAAATTTTCGGCAGGTTCAAAGACCGCAATTAGCGACATCAGTCTTTTCGCAAAATCTCTATCTAGTTTGGTAAGTCCCTCAAGGAGGGGCGTCTGGTCTGGACGGACTCCACTTGGAATTTACCTAACAAATAAGGCTTTGTAGGGCCGAAAACGCTCTCCCCCACCACCCAATCTATTCGCGTTTTGAGTCACCCCGCGACACTCGTCCGTACTTCTGAAGTTTTGCCGACTATATCAGCGAAGCTGgtttcctccctctctcgcCTTGTCGCTGGCGGCTGTCCGCGCAGCTTTACGAGGTTTTTGAGCATTACCACCACCATGTCGTCCAAGGAGAAAACTCGGATCTTGTCGGTCCGCCGATTGAATAAAGAAGGCCTTGGCAATAAATCCCTTTCAGAGTGGTGGGATAGCGAGCGCAGCAACAAAACGGCAGAAGCTGCCGCGATTGAGGAGGCTGCTCTGCTCCTTCGGACGAGCAATATTCCGGTTGCATTTCCTACAGAGACAGTGTACGGTTTGGGAGCTGATGCGACACGAAGCGATGCGGTGCAAGGGATCTACAAGGCCAAGCAAAGACCGTCGGACAATCCGTTAATTGTGCATATCGACTCACTCGAAATGTTGGAACGGCTACTCAACCCGCAGGAATCGGGTTCTACGAGCGCATCCGACAGCCCGAGAAACACAATTCCTTCCGTCTATCAATCCTTGATCGCCCGTTTCTGGCCAGGTCCTCTTACGATTCTTCTTCCGAATCCATCTGGATCGCTTCTCGCGAAGGAAGTTACTTCTAAACTGACGACTTTTGGGGCGCGCATGCCTTCTTCGCCGCTTGCACGGCTACTGATCCATGTTGCGGACCGGCCGCTGGCGGCACCCTCGGCGAACGCATCGACCAAACCATCCCCGACAGCGGCCGAGCATGTGTATCATGATCTTCAGGGCCGTATCGAGCTAATCCTTGATGGTGGCTCTTGCGGTGTGGGTGTTGAGAGCACCGTGGTTGATGGTCTGTGTGACCCTCCAGCCATTCTGCGACCAGGCGGTATTGGCATTGAAGAGATCCGGACATGCGCCGGCTGGGAAAATGTACAACTTGGATACCACGATGGTACCCTCGACGTTAAGGAGATTCCTCGTGCACCGGGCATGAAATACCGACACTATTCTCCCAAGGCACGTGTGGTACTTTTCGAGGCTGGCTCCAAGGAGCAGTCTGTCACCAAGCATATCCGCAAGGACCTGGAAGACACGGCGATTGGAGCACATATGATTGGTATTGTACGAACGAAGCACTGGAAGCGGGGTCTCGGATTATTATCTGATGAAGAGATTGAGAAAACTCTCAAGCCCCTTCCGTCATTGATCGACGGCCTTGCGGGATTCTCTGTTCCCATCACGGGCAATCCCGGTCGTAGTCCTGCGTTCAAGGAGGCTTTTGATTGTCATCTTGGGCCCGACGTCGAGTCCATTGCGCGCGGGCTATTTGCGGCGCTGCGGGCCATGGATGAAATGGAGGTGGATGTCATCTATGTAGAGGGCATCTCGGATCAACAAGGCGATCGCGCAGCTGCCGTCATGAACCGTCTCCGTAAAGCTGCGGGGGCAGAATTGCGAGTCTAGATGTATAGGCTACAGCTAAAAAGGTAGACGATGCTCTGATTACAtattttcccttcttcctggtACCTGGTTATAGATAGAGCTTACTATTGCGTTTATAATTCAAAATACGAAATTGAGATGATCCCCACGAAGATAACAGtaatttattctcttttaTCTCCGCTCTCCGGCGCTCAGAAGTCGGAAGTCTCCGACCCCTCATGACCATCTACGATTATACTAGGGCTTGGGTCGGCTTATCAGATTGCGTCTTATCTGGACTGAAGATTTGGTGAAAGTTCATGTGGGTCACTTGATTAGAAGACATGGATTTTAAATTTCACCAATGTGAAATACCTTGTACCTGCTATGTATTCAAAATTTTCGACTTTCTTGGTAGCCCAATACTATCACACCATGAACGGATATTGGTTTTTGATTAGTTCAGTAAGTCCACTTGACTAAAGTACTACTTGAAATTTGAAACAAGCAGGAAACAGAAATTAAGATTCTTCATTAATTTGTATACATGATCCATATAATGAGTAGTTGACTCAAACTTCAGATCGGCATATCAAGGGTCACAACTTGGAAGCCTCAAACATCCTTTCtctttatataatctttttttataagaCACTCTTGTTGTACATACACCCtcttataaaattttaaaccCATCTAGACCACTATTTTTACATTATCTTCTGATTTAAACCCGTACAGTCTCAAGACAAAACAATGTGCAAATCCGATCTCCACGACTTCTTGCACGGTCTCCCCAAATGCGAGCACCACGTCCATCTAGAAGGCTGTCTAGCCCCCGACCTAATCTTCGAACTGGCCAAGAGAAACAACGTCTCACTCCCTAATGAACCAGCCTACGAGTCCATCGAGACTCTCAGCCACCGCTATGGCCATTTCACATCTCTCGACGACTTCCTGCGCTTCTACTTCATCGGCATGTCAGTACTACACCATGAATCCGACTTCGCAGACCTCGCCTGGGCCTATTTCCAAAAAGCCCACGCCGACGGCGTCCACCACGCAgaagtcttcttcgaccCACAAGTCCACCGAGACCGGGGAATCCCCTACGAGACCATCGTCTCAGGCTTCGTAGCCGGCTGCCAGCGCGCCGAAAGGGAATTAGGTCTAACGACCCGTCTCATCCTGTGCTTCGTGCGCCATCTTCCCGTCGACAACGCCGCACGGGTGTACCAGGAAGCCCTGGATCAGGAACACTTCGACAACGAGGTCGTCCATGGACTAGGCTGGTCGTCGACGGAAGTCGGACCCCCGAAGGACATGTTCCGGGAACTGTATTCGTCGGCCTCGGCGAAAGGGATCAGGCTGACGGCTCATGCCGGCGAGGAGGGTGATCCGTCGTATATTAGTGCTGCGCTGGAGCTGGGCGCGCAGCGTATCGACCATGGGATTAGGCTTGTGGAGGATCCTGTGCTTATGGAGAAGGTGGTGAGGGATCGGATTATGTTGACTGTTTGTCCGATTTCGAATCTGCAGTTGCGTTGTGTCGAGTCTATTGCGCATGTCCCTATTCGTAAGTTCTTGGATGCGGGTGTTATGTTCTCTATTAATAGTGATGATCCGGCGTATTTTGGAGGGTATATTTTGGATAATTATTGTGCTGTGCAGGAGGCGTTTCAGCTGACGGTGGATGAGTGGAGGGTTATTGCTGAGAATAGTATTAAGGGGAGCTGGAttggggaggagaggaagacggAGCTGTTGAAGCGTATTAATGATCATGTGCAAAGACATGTTGCTGCTGTTTAACTGGGTGGCTTTTCCTCTAGATGTACGATATATACAGGCTActtttactaaattataCTCACCTCGCACAGTCCTGCTCATAGAACAATCTAGCCTATATATTTCTGTGTAGGGTTTAGTTAAAATATCATGTGTACCATGTTAGGAATCGATACTGTCCCAATTGCAAAGTAACCAATGTGACTAGGTATAAAAGAAAGTATATGGTTCTACAAAGAAAGATTAGATTGAAGGCCGGATAGTAGAAATCGTGGAGTTATTTGTAGACTATTCAAATACGCATGGTTTCGAAGAAGTCTACGCAAAGATTACTAACGGACAGCACCAGTTGCCAAGAACAGGACGAATCACTGGAGGAGTACCCAACAAGATAGGGTACATCTTATTCATTAGCAATTTATCCCAGATAATAAGCAAATGCGCCCAACCAtcccctcctctctcacCCTGATAGGTTGCAGAGCCGTCTTGCGACCCCAACACAACTCCATCCGTCGCGGGTTCCGTCAGTCACCAGCTACTACTATTCTCCATTCCCCCTCACGCTCTATACCCGCCGCAAAAACCACCAACTACATCTATCAGAGAAGAACCATGTCCTCAGACTCAGCCCCAGCCTCGGGCCGCTACAAACTCGTTTTCTTCGTCCCGCATTCCCACCTCGAAGCGTGTAAAGAGGCCATCTTCGCGACCGGGGCAGGGACCTTCCCGGGCGGCAAATATACCAAGTGCTGCTTCCAGATGCCGGGTCAAGGCCAATTCCTGCCGTCTGATGAAGCCAACCCCGCGATTGGAGCTGCAGGGGCGTTAGAGacggtggaggagatgaaggtcGAAGTGATGTGTTTCGGTCGGAGCATCATGTTGCAGGCGGTAGATGCGTTGATCAAGGCGCATCCGTACGAGGAGGTTGCCTATGAGGTCTATAAACTCGAGGAAGTATGAAAAGGGCGCCGTCACTATAGGATTAGTACTTAGGGGAGAGGGGAGTTGATGGTTAATAACGATGACGGTGTTATATGCATAACGGGCGTTTATAGTTGTGATTGATCGGGGTCTCAATGGAGACAAACTGAGTTAGCAACCCATTGGTACCAATGATTTTCTTGGTGGTAATTCAGATCAATATTGAAAATGAAATCACTTTCATGTAGTAGTTGAAGTTGTAGTCACTGATATATGAACCCTCTCTCAATTGGGGGTTAGTAATGAATGATTGGCACACAAGGCGGGAGTAATCTGTCGCCGCTGATTGGCCAACCGCAGCTCCCGCAAAACGCCTCTTCGACTCCAAATCGATCGTCCACCTTCAATAATCAATCCATCAGTGTcgctctcctcctcccccgtCCACTCATATCCCCTCTCTCCCGCCAGCAATGGCTTCGAAATTCTTCCCCGCCGTCCCTCGGGTCGGTCGTCAGTTCTTCCAGCGCGCCCCCAAGACTCAATGCAGACCGTTCTCGGCTGGTCCGCAACGTTGCAGCGACTCCCTTTCCGTGGTACGTTCACATTATCTTTGCGATAGCCCATTGAAGAATATTGGCGGTCGCAATCTTTTCGGATACCTTGCTTTTCCTCAATGGGTGCAAAGATGAAGGGGTGTTTGAGACCGTGTCTTTGCTGACCGATAGATTCCCAGCACCGCAACAAGCCTACCAACAACCCGAGCATCCCGTTCACGTTCAACGAGCAGAACCAACGATTGATCGATGAGATCCTCAAGCGCTATCCTCCCCAGTACAAGAAGGCCGCCGTCATGCCTCTCCTGGATCTGGGCCAGCGTCAGCACGGCTTCACCAGCATTAGCGTCATGAACGAGGTCGCCCGCCTCCTGGAGATGCCCCCCATGCGTGTCTACGAAGTCGCTACTTTCTATACCATGTACAACCGTGAGCCTGTTGGCAAATACTTTGTTCAGCTTTGCACAACGGTATGAGAACCATTGTCTTTTACTGGTTTGGTTTAATAAGTGACATCTGCTGACGTGATTGGGACCAGACGCCATGCCAGCTCGGAGGCTGCGGCAGCACCAAGATCCTTGAAGCTATCCAGGAACACCTCGGCATCACCCCCGGACACACCACCGAGGATGGACTCTTCACCTTGCTTGAAGTCGAGTGCTTGGGCGCCTGTGTCAACGCCCCTATGGTCCAGATCAACGACGATTACTACGAGGATCTTACTCCCGAGTCCATGAAGACTCTCCTCACCGCACTCAAGGAGTCCGCGACTGCCACCGACGCCGGCAAGACCGTCCAGATTCCTGCCCCTGGCCCAATGAGTGGAAGAAACACCTGTGAGAACAGCGCCGGACTGACAAACCTAAAGAACCCTGTGTGGGATCcggagacgatgatgagaaaggACGGTGCTTTGGACCAGCCTCAGCAGCAATAAATATATGACAAATCATAATTTCATCTCAAGAAGTTCATTCTGACTCGATGCGTTGGAGTCGGGATTATCCTTTCGCGTTTCTAGTTTATTTTCCCTGGCCGGTAGACACGGGACAGGACCGCCAGATGTCGATTATGTACAGTATGCTTGTTTGATGTTTTTCTTCGAAAAGTCAAACATTGATGGTAGAGACTACCATAGAAGTTCTATTTAGCAGTACCCAATGCAGTTTTCGTTTCTCGAATCCCTGATTACCCCCCTTCCAAGGCATGTTTGCAACAACCAACGCAGTACGTCAATTCCCGAATATACTCAGGAAAAGGTCCATGATACGTATAATAGACGTAAGATTAAGCATAAGGatcccaaccccaacaaatCAAGCAGGTACACCACCCTCCCCGAGATCGTCAACCAGGCCAGCAAACATGCCAGCCGCCGGGACAACTGAACAAATAACAACCAGACCCACGGGTGAAGTCGGATAGGGTTAGAGTCTAGACCGGGTTGTATATGCCTTAGAACACTGGATTCTGCAGAAGACGGAATGCAGTATACGGGATCCTGCAGCAATTGCACAGACCAATCTATATTTGTCAATTGTCTGATGATCGTCCTGTACGGCGTAATGCGAAGGCTTATATCACGCTGTGTTATACATATATCATGCCCCACAAGTACACCGAGACGTAGAATATCCAGGGGGTGTTGAGATTCGAAAGCCACTGGAGAGGTACTCTAAGCAAATTGATCTATCAGAACGACGTATAATATGCTGATTGCAATGTGTACAACGATTGTGGCGGCGAATTTTGTTGAACTGCGTGGAAGGAGTAAGATTGTACCGTTCTTGAAACAGCGGTAGCCTTCGAAGGAATCAATAAAACCATATCTATGCATAACAATGGTCTGGCATGGTGTATTTTGATGGATGTACATGTTTGCGAGTACAAGAACTGCTCTTATAAAGAGCACACCGTGTCTCCTATCTGTGTGCACTTGGTGTAGAAACTCGAAACCAAGAGCATTTCTCTCTAAGCCAAACTTCAATACAAATATTTCTTCCTCCAATGGCTACAAGAATCACCCTGAACGCTATCTTATCCTATCTAGAAGAGCTAACGCTCTCTACAACCGTAGAGATACCCGAAAGCCCCAAGAAAGCGCAAAACCGCTCCAAGCATGTCCTTGTCATTGGGGGCGGCGTTGGCGGTCTGATGACGGCTTGGATTCTCCTTGACAAGGGCTACCGCGTCACCGTCGTGTCTAAGGAATGGGCAAGTCTCGCGAAGCCGTTGACCTCGCAGATTGCTCGTGCTTTATGGGAGTACCCACCTGGTGGGTGCGGCATCACAGAGATTGAGACACCGTTGTTCGGGTGCTCAACTCTGGAGCAGTATCGGGAGTGGGCTTTGCAGAGTTTTGAGTTCTATCGGTTGATGGCGGACCGGGATGAGCTTATTGGTGATGGTCTGGAACGGGCTGCTGGGGCTGGGAAGTTTGgggcgaagatgaagaccttgtTTCAGTTCTTTCAGCACCCGATTGAGGAGGAGTCCCGTGTCCATGGACGTGATGACAGGCATTGTGACAAGTATTTTGAAATGAAGACACTGGACAAGAGCGTGGATTCGCCCTTCAGGGATCAGTTGAAAGTCAATTATCACTGCATGGCTGATGCCAATGGTGGAAAGAATGTTAATTCACGAGTGTTGGGAGATTTAGTGGACCGGAAGAAATAGTTTAATGTTGCTTGCGCATATTAGCATCCAGCCCCTATGATTGATACTGATGTTGCTATGGCATTTCTGATGAGACTTGTTCAAAGCAAAGGGGTGGTTTTAGAGGCTAGAGAGATTATTGGTGATCTCCGGCTCCATGAGCGAGAGCTACTGAGTGATTATCATGCCGATATCATTGTCAATGCAAGCGGCATAGGAGCCCGTGAGCTTGCAACCGATAGTCAGATATTCCCCGTCCGCGGAGCAgtcaagaagatcaggagGCCGGAGGGTTATCCAGCGGACCATGCGTTCCTCCTTCCAGCTCAGATGAATCATGATGGCTATGGCTCGGTGAGCAAGACGGTCTTCATTGTTCCCCGTAACGATGATACACTTGTGATCGGCTCAATCACTCAATGCAATAACTGGCAGCTGAACCTCTCACCTGACTCTACTGAAGTCAAGGCGATGTGGGAACGGACGACTGAGTTTCTGCCGGTCTTCGAGGATGCAGACCATGAGGTATAGTCTCTTGCACAAGGCTTGCACCCCTTCTCTCATTTGAATGTCAGAGACTCCGCTGATAGTCGAGCGAATACATGCCGGATCGTTCATAACTATAGCCATGGTGGGTCGGGATGGACTCTTGCGATTGGCTGTGCGAGGACTTGCGTACGTTTGATTGAGGAGATTCTTGATACAGGCAGGTCAGCAAATGCAGAAGTATGCAGGTTGTAAGAGACTGGGaaagacatacatacatacctgaGTGTGATCTGAAAGATATGACCTGCTAATGGATGATAATGGGAATCGCTGGTTTGAGGAATGGGGTTTTGATATGACCTTTGTTATTTCTATCCTCCAACGAGTTCCATATAACTGTCTTATCTAATGTCTATAACGTTTTCATACCTGTTCTATTTTCCTATACCCGTGCATGGCGAAATGCTGTTCAGAGTATCGGGACTTCGGTCTCCGGCAGCCTCTTGAAACCCCATTCACCACTAATTCACCAACTCAACCAGCTAACAACTGCTCTGCCCGCACAAACCAAACTGGTTTCTTTCAAAGCCAAGTGCATATATTCACGCAAAAACACAAAATGAAAGAATCACGTATATCATAAGCGAGATTTGTTCCACACATTAGAACGCGTTGTCCACTACAACAGACATCGCTTCTCCTTTCACTATCTCCCactcctcaacctcctccctCGCAGCAAGGGTGGCCTCGCCATTCCTCTCGACCAACACTTTACCATGACGCTCTTGGAAGAGGGTAGTGTCGATGGTCATCCTTGCCAACAGGTGATATATGTAGACGTGCTTGGTTTGTCCATATCGTCTGGCTCGTCCGATAGCTTGGGTCATCGAAGAGTCATAGTCGTACTGGGTCTGTGCAAACATAGGTGAGAGGAATATAACGTGGTTTGCACACTGAAGGTTCCTGATCTCCATTAGTACAGACTGAGATACAAGTTGACAGTCAACTCACAATCCAGCGGCCATCTCGCTTCCCAAGTTCAAAATCAAAACTTTGTTCTCACCAAAGCCACCAGCTTCCTGAAAATGTTGGACCTTCTGTGCTGCCCTGCGGTCAGTTGCTATGATTGCAATGTACTTGATCTTTGCCAGCTCTAAGGCTTTGGATGCGACGTCTATAAGCTCCGGGAACTgtatgaagaggaggatccGATCGCCTGTGGGCACTGCCTGGATGATTTCAATCATCTTATCCAGTTTGCTGCCGCCATATTTGGCACTTCTGTCCCTTTCATCGCACTTAAGAGTAGATGCGTCCATGACATTGAATTTCTTTCCTGAGCCTCGGCAGCCTTCAACAttgcattcttctttttgaacTGTCTTCATGGCACATTGTGAGCACAAGGCATGACCGCATGAGCCCAATATGTTGATGTGATTTGCTGCTTCTGGAGTTGTATGACAGGAGCTGCACTCAGCAATCTCTGACCCTGTCTGAACAAGGTGTACGGCCTTTAGGAACCTGAGCGCTCTTTCCCGGGCAACCCATTCGAGGATCAGCTTTCGAAGACCACTCGTGACTGTTCGCAGCATGAGCTTGAACTCGCTGATGCGAGTTGGCTTGACTGGAAGCTCTCctgctttctctttctttccaccTTGTTTACCACTCTTTGTACCCTTTACACCACGCTTTGTGGCTTGTACACTAGCCTGTTCGCCATTTTTTGTTAGCTTCAAGTTCCCATTCAAAGCTGGTGGAGTACCGCGAGAGCTTACCTCTTCACTGGCATCAACATTGTCCTCTTTCACCTCAGTCTCATCCCGCATTTCTGTATCGAATGAGTCCTCAGCTACTTGTGCTGgatcagaaaagaatagCTTCCAGTCATCTGCCTGTGAAGTGAGTATTGCACTCTTAACGAGTGGATATATCTTTTCCGTCACAGCCTTGTCACCAAAATCGTGCGCCTTGATGCTCTCAATGAACTCGTGGAACTTTTCATGTCTTATGTCACAAGCACAGTATACCCACGCAGCTTGCTTGGTCTTCTCCATGAGTTCTTCCTTGAGGCCCTCGAGCTGTTTCAATCGAGTCTCAATCAGCGAGCTGCAGGTGAGCTCTTCAGGTACACCATTGTGCCAGCGACCCTGCAAAGCGAGAGATGAACATCGTTTGAGAAGGGCTTCTTCGCTTGTTTTGCTGCTCCCAATCACTTCATCCAGTCTATCTTCCCGATCACCCCTGATACCTTTTCTGCCACCTCGGCGACGAAAACGGTTGTATGTCATCAACTGCTTGCACAACTCAAGATATATAACTGTTTCGGCAGGTGATTGCTGAATGAGAACTATGTGTTCTGATGACGGAATCTCATCAATCTCTGCGACATTTTTGCGAGTGAACTCGTCCAAGAATCTTTGTGCAACATCGTGTCGTCGACGATGCCATTCCTCACTTCGAGGGGCCCGCAGCGCCTGGAAAGATTCTGCTTCTGATCGCTGCTTGCGGATCATCTTGAGTCGTGCGTTTTGTGACTTAATGTCGTCATCGTCGATACCGAGATGGATGCCCAAGAAGGGCGCAATTGTATTAACATCAGCAAAGTCGTTCAGCGGCGGTGTGCCGGATAGGACCCATTTCGAACGAGCCTGAAGCTTGAGAAGAGGCACCAGTCGTTCGGGGTTTGCAAAAGTGAACTCATCAATAACAAGTCGATTGAATGAGAATGcatggaggagaggaagctTTACTGTCGTCCAAGTTTGTTGAGCGGTGTTATTTATGCCGAACTCCTTTCTGTCGTCCCAAACTTTGGACGTCTTAACGGGTGCACGCTTGCGCTTCACACCTTGACCCATTTTACCAGAGCCTTGTGCTTTCCCAGAGCGTGATGCCGTCGgggcttcctcatcctcgctaTCTTCTGACCCACTCTCgtcatccttctccttttctgaGGTCGTGGGTGCGGTTGTCCTAGGTTGGAGTTTGAGGAGCTTGTCAACTCTCGCCCGAATTACTTCGggatcctcttcttcgctaGATTCCGACAGCTCATCCTCACTTGATGAATCGACATGTTGAGCCCCCGCTTCGATGCCAGGATCCTGACCTTGGTGAACGTCTGAATACTGGTTTCCCCTAAGCCGCTTTGACGGGATATATATGGAATTAGCTTCGTTGTCCTTGACTTCCTGGCGTCTGGCCTGAATCGACTCAAGTACTGTCCTCGGGCCTTGGTCTACCAGGAGCTGGACATGTTCCATCATCACCGCATGCGCTTTAACAAACCAATCGTCGAAATTGCGACCTGCCTTTGGCGGGACTCGCGGCATGCCGGTGAACTGTTGCAGCTTCTCATAATGATTCTGGCTGTTAAAAACAGCCCAAGAAGCCAAAACAATATCTGCCTGCTGAATATCTCGatccatctttcttcccaatgCCGCTAGTCCGTCGATCACCAACACACGATATGTGTTTTTGAGGAACTTCGTGATCTCGGACTGCCATTGCTTGATCATGATCTTAGGCACGACGATGAGAGTGGCATTTGTGGGGATGAAGCCATCGATAGATTCTGGCTCGGTCTGCTGACTGTACTGAGTATCGATCAATCCGAGAGTGATAGCTGTTTTTCCATATCCAACGTCGTCCGCTAGGACACCGCCGCGGACGGTTTTCTCCATGCATACTTTGCCCTCTGCGCGCCACATAAGCATAGGAAGAAGGgcttcctccacctcttcttcaatgaaAGGTTCAATATCAAGGCTTTCACGGTGGATCATCCACGAGAGGGAGCGCAGCTGCTCAGGCCGCAGATCGAGTTTGAAGTTAGGCGGTTGAGCGCTTTGAGCATTATTTCTGTTGCTGACGAGACTGAAATCGGGGAACACGAGATTTCTCGAATCATAAGAATTGGGCACGACAcgccagaagaaagaagcattATCAGAGACATTCGTGTCCAAGAGCCTCTCATAGGCTTGATGCAGTAGCATTTGAACGTTGAGCGTGACACGCATGTGTCCattatcctcttcgtcgACACGACGGAATACTAAAAAGGGTGGAGGCCTGAGCTTGACCTGCCGTTCGTACAGAGCTGCATCGTGTGGATCCTCGTATGCCTTGATCTGTCCTCGAGTGTTGCGACCCCATATGATCCGGGGCTTTGCTGGTACACACACTCCACACACAGGGCTATTCGATTTGCTCGAAGATTTGCCGTCGTTGACTGAGATCCAATCCTGAAATGCGGAAAAACCGACTGCCTTTTGAAATAACCAAGAAATATCTCCAAGAAGAGCGGGAGCTTCCACGGGATTAGCCACTTCCCATGGCCCCTTTTTCCAGAAAGAATCTATAGCGGTGGCTTCTGCTtcaaaagagagaagagtgATATTTGCACTACGACAGTCCCGATTACTGATCGCCATTGACGTGAGCGGCTTCAAATTGGAGCAGATGATGGGGGAATTCGGAATATAGGAGGCCAACGTGACCGCTTGCAGCTTGATGGATTTACGATAGTACACGTTGGCATACTCCGGCTCCGAACCCAGACTTGAGGACCGCCACTTGTGAGAAACTTCCGCGATAGTGGAACGTGATGCATAGCCAAGAGTCCGTTCGTGttccaaagaaaagacaaatgaGTCGTACATTGGCTCATCGAGCTTTGAGGGATCCA from Aspergillus flavus chromosome 7, complete sequence carries:
- a CDS encoding putative SNF2 family helicase — translated: MARGKRPASSTPSVRTTKRRRTQPTDAGQASSSSTPIIENQTVGMDPELPEVIRSEPHFGKRRLSTQLALNLPPLHKLSDIYRSITAQALELNLGEFLQHIGLKPLRIVTACSGTESPLLALELVQDSECSLILVFFNSGEAGLTDMFSIDLRKHFNRDFKFRHLFSAEIVPYKQRYIDNNFHPRLLFRDVTQLKDRVAQTAYGSLEKVPRNPDMLIAGFSCVDFSSLNNKRKTLDDSGESGGTFWGILGYAKRYRPRIVVLENVRMAPWGKIAEAWGGIDYFACHAEVDTKAYYLPQTRERGYMLCVDRQRMREHGLEETAIADWVKILSQFKRPASSPAGMFLMDPDDRRLEQIENDMTARIASHTVYNWERYQVRHQNYRMNMGLGHRRPFTRSQEDGSSQMPDFTWQPWLRSMPERVWDTLDANFLRKLVEGYDMNHKERCIELSQGIDREVDTRAYGIVGCITPSGIPYLTIRGGPLCGLESLSLQGLPLDRLILARETQAELQQLAGNAMSSTVVGAAILSALIVGHKVLDKGSQQPRPKKEVPRHKRFELCHDHELVSGSINVDEATDVTISDIQAQAASSARYCVCERQTAMKRDILRCKLCDHTACSDCVGNPTHDYQRASELVRTQPLDFMSRLRSSLPARLVISGILQEHYDVFKTGISIDCSPSVWKKFLGAVALLMSDEFRFVDIKRSSVWTVTYEGKYGVLSLVVSDFWSCWSLHAKPSEDEPVVCLIREIFSKPIALMTPYPNSLLEGEWEILSPISSKCALMFSGSDHRIESFEAKCGIQVKGFPESKVWTQITVDGSDDDIKALGVDVRGTYDLLPHCGTASGCLHKKPPVGNSPAIYFFLDPSKLDEPMYDSFVFSLEHERTLGYASRSTIAEVSHKWRSSSLGSEPEYANVYYRKSIKLQAVTLASYIPNSPIICSNLKPLTSMAISNRDCRSANITLLSFEAEATAIDSFWKKGPWEVANPVEAPALLGDISWLFQKAVGFSAFQDWISVNDGKSSSKSNSPVCGVCVPAKPRIIWGRNTRGQIKAYEDPHDAALYERQVKLRPPPFLVFRRVDEEDNGHMRVTLNVQMLLHQAYERLLDTNVSDNASFFWRVVPNSYDSRNLVFPDFSLVSNRNNAQSAQPPNFKLDLRPEQLRSLSWMIHRESLDIEPFIEEEVEEALLPMLMWRAEGKVCMEKTVRGGVLADDVGYGKTAITLGLIDTQYSQQTEPESIDGFIPTNATLIVVPKIMIKQWQSEITKFLKNTYRVLVIDGLAALGRKMDRDIQQADIVLASWAVFNSQNHYEKLQQFTGMPRVPPKAGRNFDDWFVKAHAVMMEHVQLLVDQGPRTVLESIQARRQEVKDNEANSIYIPSKRLRGNQYSDVHQGQDPGIEAGAQHVDSSSEDELSESSEEEDPEVIRARVDKLLKLQPRTTAPTTSEKEKDDESGSEDSEDEEAPTASRSGKAQGSGKMGQGVKRKRAPVKTSKVWDDRKEFGINNTAQQTWTTVKLPLLHAFSFNRLVIDEFTFANPERLVPLLKLQARSKWVLSGTPPLNDFADVNTIAPFLGIHLGIDDDDIKSQNARLKMIRKQRSEAESFQALRAPRSEEWHRRRHDVAQRFLDEFTRKNVAEIDEIPSSEHIVLIQQSPAETVIYLELCKQLMTYNRFRRRGGRKGIRGDREDRLDEVIGSSKTSEEALLKRCSSLALQGRWHNGVPEELTCSSLIETRLKQLEGLKEELMEKTKQAAWVYCACDIRHEKFHEFIESIKAHDFGDKAVTEKIYPLVKSAILTSQADDWKLFFSDPAQVAEDSFDTEMRDETEVKEDNVDASEETVQKEECNVEGCRGSGKKFNVMDASTLKCDERDRSAKYGGSKLDKMIEIIQAVPTGDRILLFIQFPELIDVASKALELAKIKYIAIIATDRRAAQKVQHFQEAGGFGENKVLILNLGSEMAAGLNLQCANHVIFLSPMFAQTQYDYDSSMTQAIGRARRYGQTKHVYIYHLLARMTIDTTLFQERHGKVLVERNGEATLAAREEVEEWEIVKGEAMSVVVDNAF